CCTGGGCGCTGCTGGAACGCACCGGTCTGGCCGCGCACGCCGACAAGGCCGCGCATGAGCTGACGCTGCTGCAGGACAAGCGGCTGGAGGTGGCGCGCGCCCTGGCGACGAACCCCAGCGTGCTGCTGCTGGACGAGGTGATGGCGGGCCTGCGTCCCGGCGAGGCTCAGGAGGCCGTCGCTCTGGTGCGCGGCGTGCGCGACAGCGGGGTGAGCGTGCTGTTCATCGAGCACATCATGCCGGTCGTGCGGGATCTGGCCGACCGGGTGGTCGTGATGGATCAGGGGCAGGTGCTCGCGCAGGGCACGTACCGCGAGGTGACCGCCGACCCACGCGTGGTCAGCGCGTACCTGGGCACCGAGGAAGGATTACAGGCATGACAGGAATTGCGGTGAGTCGGAGACGAACCCGACCGGACCTGCAAGGCTGCGCAGCAGAGGGAGAAGCGATGATGAACGGACTTCAGGAGATGGACGGACTTCCGGTGGTGTTCCGGAAGGTCGGGAATCGGATGAATCCGGTATGACCGACACACTGAATCGGACGGCCCCCGCGTCGAATGACGTGGGGCAGGAATTACGTATCGAGGGTCTGGCTGCCGGGTACGGGAAGGTGCAGGTGTTGTGGGACGTCTCGCTGCACGCCGCGCCGGGCGAGTTCGTGGCAGTGATCGGCGCGAACGGGGCGGGCAAAACGACCACGCTACGCGCCGTGAGTGGCGTCGTGAAGCCCACGGCGGGCCGTATCACGCTGGGTGGCGTGGACATCACGCGGGCCGAACCGAGCCGCGTGGTGGCGCTGGGCCTGGGGCACGTCCCGGAGGGCCGCGAGTTGTTCCCGCACATGACGGTGCGCGAGAACCTGGAGCTGGGCGCGGCCATGAGTGCCGCCGCCCGCGCGCGCGCCGCCGAGACACTGGGCGAGGTCTACGCGCTGTTCCCCCGCCTTCAGGAACGGGCGGGGCAGCTGGCAGGCACGCTGTCCGGTGGGGAGCAGCAGATGGTCGCGGTGGGCCGCGCGCTGATGGCCCGCCCCAGTGTGCTGGTCGTGGACGAACCCAGCCTGGGCCTGTCGCCGTTGATGACCCAGACGGTGTTCGAGGCGTTGAAGGCCGTGAACGCGCGGGGCGTGACGGTTGTGCTGGTCGAGCAGAACGTGAACCTCAGCCTGAAACTGGCTCACCGGGCGTACGTGCTGGAGAACGGGCAGGTCGTGGGGGAGGGGACGGGCGCGGCGCTGCTGGCCGACCCGGCCGTGCGCGAGGCGTACCTGGCGCTGTAGCCTCCAGCGCTGGCGGGGAGGGTCGGGGCGAGGCAGGCTCCGACCCTCCCCTGCCCCTTGTGGGGTTTCTGTCGCGCCAGGACGGCACTTCACGCTAGATTGCCGGGTGTGACCCTTCACTGGCGGGACCTGACGTCGGCGCGGCGCACGCGGCTGCCGGCGGTGCGCGGCGCGGTGGCCCGCCCGCGCCTCCTGGACGCGCTGGACGCCCGCGTGCTGCTGGTGACCGCGCCTGCCGGGTACGGGAAGACGACGGCGCTGGCCGAGGCGGCTGCGGCGCGGCCCGGGCCGGTGGCGTGGTTGACGCTGGACAGTGACGACGCCGATCCGCTGGTGCTGGCGGCCAGTCTGTCGCTGGCGGTGCAGGGCCTGCCGGGCGGGGCGCGTCCCGGGGAGGCGCTGGGGGCCGGGGCGTCGCCGCGGCGGGTGGCAGGGCTGGTGGCGGACGTGCTGGACGGCTGCGCGGCGCTGCTGGTGCTGGACGAGGCGCAGGGCCTGTCGGGCACGCCGGGCGCGGACCTGCTGGGGGAGCTCCTCGCGCCGGGCGAGGGTCGCGTGGCGCTGCTGTCGCGCACGGCGCTGGACCTGCCGGAGCTGGCGCGGCTGGAGGTGTCGGGGGACGCGGCGCGCCTGTCGGCGGCGGAACTGGCGTTCACGCCCGCCGAGATCGCCGCGCTGTTCGCGTCGCAGGGCCTGACCCTGTCGGGCGCGGAGGTCCGGGCGGCGCACGCGGCGACCGAGGGCTGGCCGATCGCGGTGCGGTTCCTGACGCAGGCGGCCGCGCAGGGCCGCGTGACGCCGGCGGACCTGGCGGACCTGGAGGGCGGGGACGCGCCGCTGGGGACGCTGTTCACGTACCTCGCGCAGGAGGTGCTGGGACCGCTCGACCCGTCCCTGCGGGGCCTGCTGACGCGCAGCAGCGTGTTCGAGGAGCTGATTCCGGCGCTGCTGGAGGACGCGCTGGACGAGCCGCGCGCGCGCACCCTGCTAGACGCGCTGGCGGGCAGTGGGACGTTCCTGACCCGCGCAGGTGAGGACACGTACCGCGCGCACCCGCTGCTGCGCGCGCACCTGCGGGGGCTGCTCCCGCCGGAGGAGGCGCGGGCGGTCGCGGCGCGCGGCGCGGCGTTCTTCGAGCGCACGGGGCGGCTGCGGCGGGCGCTGGCGGCGCACCTGCTGGCCGGGAACGCGGCGCGCGCGGCGACGCTGCTGGCCGGGCGGGGCGGGGTGTGGCTGGCGCAGGGGCGGGTGACGCTGGTGGACCGCAGCCTGTCGCGCCTGCCGCGCGCGGTGTGGACTCCGGCGCTGCACGCCCTGGCCGGGGACGCCCTGCGGCTGGCGAGCCGCTACGACGAGGCCCGCGCGGAGTACGCGCTGGCAGGCCCGCTGGACCGCGCGCTGGGCGAGGTGCGCCTCGCGCTGGACACCGTGCAGCCCGCGCACGCCTGGGGGCCACTGGACGAGGCGGCGGCGCTGATCGGCGGGGACCGGCAGGGCGAGGTGCGTCGCCTGCGGGCGGAGAACCTGCTGAACGCCGGACAGCTGGCGGAGGCCGTGGCGCTGGAACCCGAGCTGCGCGGCGGGGCGCGCTACGCGCTGAGGTCCGGGGATCTGGACGCGGCGCTGTCGCGGGCGCTGGCCCTGGCGGACGGCGAGACGGGCGGCGCGCGGGCCGCGCAGAATCACCGCGAGGGCCTGCTGCTGGCGAGTTTCCTGCACGCGGCGCGGGGCGAGGTGCATGCGGCCGGGGCCTGCGCGCGGCGGGGCCTGGCCGAGGGTGAGCGGCTGGAGAGTCCGTTCGTGCAGGCACTGGCGCTGGCGCGGCTGGGGCACGCGCAGCAGGCGGCGGGGGACTTCGCGGCGGCCCGTGAGAGCTACGAGGCGGCGCTGCGGCAGGCGCAGCACGTGGCGGGTCGCCTGCAGGTGGAACCCCTGATGGGGCTGGCGGCACTGGCGGGCCGCGCGGGGGACGGCGCGCGCGCGCAGGCCCTGACGGCCGAGGCGCGGGGGCAGACGGGCGGGGACCGCTACATGGAGGGCCTGCTGGTCCTGACGGCCGCGCTGGGGCTGGCGCAGGGTCCGCTCGCCCCTCAGGCACCGGACGGGCTGCGGCAGGCGACGGCGCTGTTCAGCGCGTGCGGGGACGCCTTCGGGCAGGCGGCGGCGGCACTGGCCCTGTTCACGCTGGACGCGGGAGGTGCCGGGGCGGCCGCGCAGGCGGTGACCGCGTACCCGTTCCTGCTGGGCCGCCCGTCCCTGTTCGCGCCGGTCGCGTCCCGCGCGGGCCGCGCGGCGCTGCTGGCCCGCCTGGGCGAGGCTCACCCGGATGCGCGTGGCGCGCTGGCGACGGCGGCCCGCGAACTGGGGTACGCGGCGGTGCCGGACCCGGCGGACACGCCGGGGTTCGAGGTGCAGGTGCAGGTGCTGGGCCGCGTGGCGGTCCTGCGCGAGGACGGCCGGGTGCGCGAGTGGGGCCGCGCGAAGGCCCGCGACCTCCTGGCCCTGCTGGCCGTGCACCCGGCGGGCCTGCCGCGCGAGGCGGCGCAGGAGGCGCTGTTCCCCGACGCCGACCCGGGCGTGGGCGAACGGAACTTCCGCGTGACGCTGCACGCGCTGGGGCAGGTGCTGGAGGAGGCGCGCGCGCGCAGCGGCGTGTTCCTGGAACGCGGGGACTGGTTGCGCCTGCGGCCCGGCGCGGACCTGCACGTCGATCTGGCGGCCGCCTGGGCGCACCTGGGGCAGGCGGCGGGGACGCCGGGCCGCCTGGAGGCCCTGCTGGCGCTCCCGCCCACGCTGGCGGACGTGGATCTGGAGGACGTGGCGCGTGAGGCCGAGCGCTACGCGGCGGCCCTGCCCGAAGCGCTGGCTGCCGAGGCGGAGGTGGCCCTCGCGGTGGCTCGCCCGGACCGGGCGGCGCGGGCGGCCGGGCGCGCCCTGAGCCTCGATCCGGCCCATGAACCGGCGGCGCGGGCGCTGATGCGCGCGCAGCACGCGCTGGGGCGCGGCGCGGCGGCCGGGCGGGTGTACGCGGCCCTTTCGGCGGCGCTGGCGGACCTGGGACTGCGCCCCCTGCCGGAGACGCAGGCGCTGTGGCAGGCGCTGTCGGGCGCGCGGGCCTGAGGCGCACACCGCTGGGCGTAACCGCCGCGTGACGCCTGCGGCCTAGACTCCGCGCATGACGCAGGACACGCAGAAGCAGGGCAGGGCCGCGCTGGTCACGGGCGGCACGAGTGGCATCGGGCTGGCGATCGCGCAGCGCCTCGCGCAGGATGGGCTGCGGGTGGCGGTGCTGGACCTGGACCGCCCGCAGGCGCGCGAGGTGGCGCGGGCGCATGGGCTGGCGTTCATCGGGGCGGACCTGTCGCGCCGCGAGGACTGCCGCCGCGCGGTGGATGAGGCGGTGGCGGCGCTGGGTGGGCTGGACGTGCTGGTGAACAACGCGGGCTTCCAGCACATCGATCCGATCGCGGAGTTCCCGGAGGACACGTGGGACGCGATGCTGCACGTGATGCTCACGGCGCCGTTCCTGCTGAGCAAGTACGCGTGGCCGCACCTGACCCGTTCCGGGCAGGGCCGGATCGTGAACGTGGCGAGCATTCACGGGCACGTGGCCAGCCCCTTCAAGAGTGCGTACATCAGCGCGAAGCACGGCCTGGTCGGCCTGACGCGCACGGCGGCGCTGGAGGCCGGTGAGCAGGGCCTGACCGTGAACGCCATCTGCCCGGGGTACGTGCGCACGCCGCTGGTCGAGGGGCAGATCGCGGATCAGGCCCGCACGCGCGGCCTGACGGTGCAGGAGGTCGAGCAGAAGGTGATGCTGGAACCCGCCGCGATCAAGCGCCTCCTGAACCCGGAGGACATCGCGGCACTCGCCAGTTACGTGGTCAGCCCGGCGGCGTGGGGCATGACGGGCGCGGTGCTGGACCTGGACCTGGGCTGGACCGCCCGGTAACGCCCAGCCTCTACAGCAAGAAGATGGAGGACGGTTCCATCAACCATCCTCCATCGTCTAGCGACCTTCAGCGGGGTTGGCTGCTGAGGACCATCACGTAGGCGGTACCGCGGGAGCCCTGGACGACGGCGGCGCCGACGTGGGTGTAGCGGCGTTCGTTCATCCAGAAGCAGTGCACGGGGGACTGCAGCCACCAGCGGATCGCCTGTTCGGGGTTCTGGCTGCCGCCCATGAAGACGATCTCGGTGACGCTGACGGCGTTCACGCCGGTGCTGGCGGCGCGGACGCGGGGGGTGCTCCCGTTCGCGCCGGTGTGGGTGATGCGGCCCGAGGCGCTCATGTACCCGGCCTGCATGCGCGCGGCGGCGGAGAGGGCCGGGGTGAACGTGAGACCGCCGGCGACGGGTCGGGTGCCGCTGCCGGGGCAGGTGACGCCCTGGGCGCGCACCTGGTTCAGCCGTTTGATCAGCTGCTGCTCGGCGGTGGACTGGGCCGTGGCGGGGAGTCCGAGGGCCACGAGGGCCGCCAGGGCTCCCAGCGTGCGCTGGGCGGTCTGCATGAGCATCGTGAACCGATCTTAACCTGAATGGCAGATGAAGGAGATGGGAAAATCGGCATTCCCTCTCATGTGTCCCCACGGGGTCAACCGCAAAAAGGATGAGGTCCAGGCCTCGTGTGCCTGGACCCCGGAATGAAACGGTGTGGTTAGAGGAGGCCGCTTCGGCGCAGCAGGGCGTCCGCGTCGGGGTCGCGGCCCATGAACTCGCGGTACAGCTCGGCGGGGTCGGCGCTGTTGCCGCGGCTCAGGACGCTGTCCACGAAGGCGCGGCCCGTGTCGCGGTTGAAGATGCCTTCCTGCGCGAAGCGGCTGAACGCGTCGGCGTCGAGCACCTCGGCCCACTTGTAGCTGTAGTACCCGGCGCCGTAGCCGACGGGGCTGCTGAACAGGTGGTTGAACGCGGCGATCATCGCGTAGTGCTCGGGCAGCGGGGTGGGGTTGAAGGTCGCCATCAGGTCGCGGGCGTACGTGACGTGGTCGGCGTCGCCTTCGGGGTCGAACTCGACGTGCAGGCTCAGGTCGGTCAGGCCGAAGGAGTACTGGCGCATGGCGGCGTTCGCGGCGCGGTAGTTGCGCGCGGCGACCATGCGGTCGAACAGGTCCTGGGGGATGGTCTCGCCGGTCTGGTAGTGGCGGGCGAACAGGTCGAGCGCGCCGCGTTCCATGACCCAGTTCTCCATGATCTGGCTGGGGAGTTCCACGAAGTCCCACGGGACGCTGGTGCCGCTCAGGCTGCGGACCTCCACGCGGCTCAGGGCGTGGTGCAGCAGGTGCCCGAACTCGTGGAAGACGGTTTCGACTTCACGGATGGACAGCAGGGCGGGGGTGTCGCCGTCGGGGGGCGTCATGTTGCCGCACATCAGGCCCAGGTGCGGCGCGACGCCGCCTTCGCGGGGGCCGCCGGTGATGAAGGCGTTCATCCACGCGCCGGCGCGTTTGCTGTCGCGGGGGAACCAGTCGGTGTAGAAGCTCGCGACGTGCGTGCCCGCCTCGTCGTGGATGGTGTAGTAGCGCACTTCGGGGTGCCAGCCGGGCGCTTCGCTCTCGGTGACGCTGATGCCGAACACGTGGCGGGTGATCTCGAACAGGCCTGCCAGGACGCCGTCCATGGGGAAGTAGGGGCGCAGGGCTTCCTCGTCGAAGTCGTACTTGACCTGCCGCTGCTTCTCGGCCCAGTACGAGACGTCCCAGGCTTCCAGTTCGGGGGCGTCGGCACCGACCTGCTCGCGGTGGAAGGCGCGCAGGTCGTCGTTCTCGCGTTCGAAGGCGGGACGGGTGCGGGCGTCCAGGTCGCGTTCGAAGGCCAGGGCGCGCGTGCCGCTGCCCGCCATGCGGTCCTGCAGCACGTAGTCGGCGAAGTCCCTGAAGCCCAGGAGCTGGGCCTTCTCGCGGCGGAGCCCAAGGATCTCGCGGATCAGGGGGCGGTTGTCGCGGCCCTCCTGCTGACCCACGCGGCTGTTCGCGAGCCACAGGTCGCGGCGCAGTTCGCGGTCGTCGGCGTACGTCAGGACGGGCACGAGGACCGGGGCGTGCAGGGTCAGGCGGTGCCCGTCCTTGCCCTTGGCTTCGGCGTCGCGGCGGGTGGCGTCCTGCACGCGCTGCGGCACGCCCGCCAGTCGCCCCTCGGGCACGTACATTTCGAAGGCGGCGGTCTCGTCGAGGACGTTCTTGCTGAACTGACTGGTCACCTCGGCCAGGCGGGTGTTCAGGGCCAGCAGGCGCTTCTGCTCCTCGCCCTGCAGGTCGGCACCCTCGCGGCGGAACTCGTCGATGGTGAGTTTCAGGTGCCGGGTGCGCACCGGGTCGAGCGCGGCGGCCTCGGGCGTCTCGGCGAAGGCCTTCAGCGCCGCCCACAGGCCGGGGTGCAGGCTGAGTTTCGTGTAGAACTCGCTGGTCCTGGGCAGGATCGCCATCTTCGCGGCGTGCCATTCGGGGCTGCTGTTCACGCTGTCGAGGTGGTGCACGATGGTGTTCACGGTGTCGAGCTGCTCGGTCAGGGTGTCCAGGTCCGCCATGAAGTTGGCGAAGCCGCGCTCGCCGCTGCGGGCGAGGTCCTCGAGTTTCGCCTGAGTCTGCGCCAGGAGGGTGTCCACGGCGGCCTCGGCGTGCTCGGGGCGGATCTGGTCGAAGGGAATGCGGAACCCGACGTTCAGCAGGGGGTTGCTGACGCCGGTCGCCTCGGGTTGGGTTGCAGTCATCACCCCGGAGTATAGACAGGGCGGCTGAGCGCACCGTAAGCCATTTGACGTGCCCGGCGGTTGCGGGGCGCGTGCTGTAATCGTGCATGGACGCGACCCTCCCCCGCCTGCACGCCATCGTGGACGCCGATCTGGCCGCGCTGCGCACCCTGGCTCACCCGGACAGCCCCGTCAGCGTGGACGACCTGACCCGCCTGAGCGCCACCCGCCGCCCGGGCGAACACCACACCCAGCAGGCCGCCTTCGAACACGGCGAGGCGAGGGGGGCCGTGACGACGGGCGTGCCGCGCATGGACGCGCACGACGGCTGGCTGGACCTGACCCTCACCCTCCACCCGCAGGAGGCCGGGGGGCCACTGGCGGACGAGCTGCTGGACGCCGGGCTGGGCGTGCTGCGCGCAGCGGGCGCGACGACCGCCGTGACCCGCGTCCGCGAGGACTGGTGGGAGCACGACTTCCTGCGGGCGCGCGGCTGGCAGGAGGCGGACCGCATGTGGCTCAGCACCCTCGACCTGCGCAGCCTGGACTTCGCCGCGTTCGCCGCCGACGAGGCCCGCGCCCGCGCGAGCGGCGTGCGGATCGTCCCCCTGAGCGACCTGGGCGGCTGGGACGCGCACCAGCGGGAGCACTACGAGCTGATCCACGCGCTGCTGACCGACGTGCCCAGCGCCCGCCCGGTGCAGGTCTGGCCGTTCGACGTGTGGCTGGAGCGCATGCCCACCCTGCTGCCCGACACGAGCGGCATCATGATCGCCCTCGCCCCGGACGGCACGTGGGTGGGGACCAGTCAGCTGTCGCAACCCATCGCCACGCGCCCCGGCTTCGTCCACAACGGCCTGACCGGCGTCCGCGCCGGATGGCGCGGGCACGGCCTGGGCCTCGCGCTGAAACTCGCCGCCGCCCGCGCCGCCCTGGCACGGGGTTTCACGCACTCCCGCACCGGGAACCACGTCATCAACCGCCCCATGCTCGCCATCAACGAACGCATGGGCTTCGCGCGTGAGGCGGCGACGGTCACGCTCACGCGGGAAGTGGGGAGTGGGCAGTAGGCAGTGGAAAGAGCAGGTGGGCGCGTCGCCGTGACGCGCCCACCTTCGTGTGTCCCCACTCACCACTCCCCACTCACCACTGCCTACTCCCCACTGACCTCGGATTGCGCGCCGCGCAGGTTGGTCAGGAGCATCGCGTCGCCCAGCGAGTAGAAGCGGTAGTCGCCGTTCAGGGCGGCGTCGTACGCGGCGCGGATGCGGTCCTCTCCGGCGAACGCGGCGACGAGCAGCAGCAGGGTGCTGCCCGGCAGGTGCAGGTTCGTGATGAGCAGGTCCGGCACGTTGACGGGACGGCCGGGCGTGATGAAGATCTGCGTGTCGCCCTCGCCGGGCTGCACCTGCGTGCCGTCCCAGGCGCTTTCCAGCGTGCGGACGGTGGTGGTGCCGACGGCGATGACGCGGCGGCCCTCGGCGCGGGCGGCGTTGATGGCCTGCGCCGTGTCGGGGGTGACGTGCCAGCGTTCGGCGTGCATGACGTGGTCGGCGACACTGCCGCTGATGGGCCGGAACGTTCCGGCGCCGACGTGCAGGGTGACGTGCGCGGTCTGAACGCCCATTCCCGCAAGGCGTGCCAGCAGTCCGGGCGTGAAGTGCAGTCCGGCGGTGGGCGCGGCGACACTGCCGGGCTCGCGGGCGTACACGGTCTGGTAGCGTTCGCGCCACGTCTCGTCACTGTCGCCCGCGTCGATGTACGGCGGGAGGGGCAGGCGGCCGATGTCGTCCAGGTGCGGCAGGATGTCGTGGTCGAAGCGCAGCAGCCGCGCGCCGTCCTCCAGCTCCCCGACGACCTGGGCGCGGTGCCCGCCCTCGTGCGCCAGGCCGCCCAGCCACAGTTCGTTCCCGGCGCGGCGGGCGGGTTTCAGGTACGCGCTCCAGACGTGTCGGCCCAGCTCCGGGCGTTCCTCGGCGCGCAGCAGCATGACCTCCACGCTGCCGCCGCCGTGCCCGTGGGCGTCCACGGGTTTGCGGGCCATGACGCGGGCGGGGATGACTTTGCTCTGGTTGAACACCAGCAGGTCGCCCGCTCGCAGGAACTCCGGCAGGTCGCGGAAGACGCGGTGCTGAATCTCGTCGCCCACGATCATCAGGCGCGAGGCGTCGCGGGGTTCCGCGCCGGTCTGCGCGACGCGGTCCTCGGGCAGGTGGAAGTTCAGGCGGTGCAGGACGGCGTCCGCCCCGGCGTGCGGCGTGGCGTCGGTCATCGGGGTTTACTCCTCGGTCTTGGGGGTGGCGGCGCGGGTCTGGCGGGCGGGCATCAGGCCGCCGTCGATGTCGGGCAGGTGCGTGAACCGGTCGGCGGCGTCCACGAGTTTCTGCGCGGTGTGCTCGCGGAACGCGATGACCTCCACGCGCTTGCCCCGCTCCTGCAGGACCTCCACGATGTCGGTGAAGTCCCCGTCGCCGCTGCCGAGCACCACGATGTCGAGGTGGTCCATCAGGCGCACCATGTCGGCCACGATGCCCATGTCCCAGTTGCCCTCGTAGATCGCCTTGCCGCCATCCGTGACGTGGTGCAGCGTGAGGTTCATGCGCCGCACCTTGAAGCCCAGCGTGGACAGCTTGTAGATGAACGGGCGGGCGGTGGCCTCGTTCTCGCGTTCCACGGTGTAGCTGATGGCGTGCACGAGCTCGCGGCCCTCGGTGGCGGTCTTCAGGATCGTCTCGAAGTTCACGGTGCGTTCCATCAGGTCGCGGGCCGAGTGATAGAGGTTCTGCGTATCAATGAACACCCCGACGCGGGGGCGGTGAACGACGTATTGCATGGGAATTCTCCTGTTGTGGTGGAAGCTGGGCGGGAAAAGGGCGGGATGGGAAAGGAACGAAAGGGAAAAGCTGGCCCGGCGGGCGCAGCGCTGGCAGTGTAACACCCGGGGCGCGCGGGGCGCCGGGAGTGGGGTGTGGGCCGTGGGGAGTGGGTGGGCCTGACTCGGGCGGGTGCGTCGGTCAGTGCCCGTTCACATGCACAGCGACCCCGCGCCGTCAGGGGTAGACACGTCCCTGACCTGTCCGGGCGGGGGCGGGTACGCTGGGCGCATGACGAGTGACGTGCAGAGTGAGGCCCTGGCGCAGGCGCGCGCGGCGTACGACGCGGTGAAGGCGAAGGGTCTGAAGCTGAACATGCAGCGCGGCCAGCCCGCCGACGCGGACTTCGACCTGAGTAACGGCCTGCTGACCGTGCTGAATGAAACGGACACGCACATGGACGGCCTGGACCTGCGTAACTACCCCGGTGGCGTGGCGGGCCTGCCGTCCGCGCGGGCGATGTTCGGCGCGTACCTGGACCTGAAACCCGAGAACGTGATCGTGTGGAACAACGCCAGCCTGGAACTCCAGGGGTACGTGCTGACGTTCGCGCTGCTGCACGGTCCGCGTGGCGGGCAGCCCTGGGCGGGGCAGAACCCGAAGATGATCGTCACGACGCCCGGGTACGACCGGCACTTCCTGCTGCTGCAGACGCTGGGCTTCGACCTGCTGACCGTGGACATGCAGCCTGACGGCCCGGACGTCGAGGCCATCGAGCGACTGGCGGCGGACCCGAGCGTGAAGGGCGTGCTGTTCGTCCCCACGTACTCGAACCCCGGCGGGGAGACCATCAGCGCCGAGAAGGCCCGGCGACTGGCGGGCGTGAAGGCGGCCGCGCCGGACTTCACGATCTTCGCGGACGACGCGTACCGCGCCCACCACCTCTCCCCCGACCCGGCGGGGCAGGACACGCCCGTGAACCTCGTGACGCTGTCGCGCGACGCCGGGTACCCGGACCGGACGTTCGTGTTCGCCAGCACCAGCAAGATCACCTTCGCAGGCGCCGGGCTGGGCTTCGTGGGCAGCAGCGAGGACAACATCCGGTGGCTGTCGACGTTCCTGAACGCGCAGAGCATCGGCCCGAACAAGGTCGAGCAGGCCCGACACGTGAAGTTCCTCCAGGCGTACCCCGGCGGGCTGGAGGGCCTGATGAACGATCACGCGGCGCTGATCGCCCCGAAATTCCGCGCGGTGGACGAGGTGCTGCGCGCGGAACTGGGGACGGGCGGCGAGTTCGCCACCTGGGGCAGTCCGCGCGGCGGGTACTTCATCAGCCTGGACACGACCGCGCCCGTCGCGTCGCGCGTGGTGCAACTGGCGGACGAGGCAGGCGTGAGCCTCACCCCGGCGGGCGCCACGTACCCCGGCGGGCGGGACCCGCATGACCGCAACATCCGCCTCGCGCCGACCCGCCCCCCGGTCGAGGAAGTCTACGAGGCGATGCGCGCCGTCGCGACCTGCGTGCGCCTCGCGACCGAGGAGTACCGCGCGCAGCAGAGCTGACGCCCCCGCCCGTCAGGGCGTCACCTGCTGACGCCTCTGACCGGCCGATCAGCTTGACTTCATGAGGCCGCCCCCCGACCATGGGGGTAATGCCGAACCGTTACGCTGGTTCACCCGACGACCGCGCCGCGCTGGACGCCTACGTGAAGTTATGGCGCGCCGCGCACGCGGTCGAGGTGAACGCCAACCGTCATCTTTCCGACCACAACCTCACCATCAGCCAGTTCGGCGTGCTTGAAGCCCTGTACCACCTGGGTGCCCTCAGTCAGCGGCAGCTGGCGGACAAGATCC
This region of Deinococcus sp. JMULE3 genomic DNA includes:
- a CDS encoding N-acetyltransferase, producing MDATLPRLHAIVDADLAALRTLAHPDSPVSVDDLTRLSATRRPGEHHTQQAAFEHGEARGAVTTGVPRMDAHDGWLDLTLTLHPQEAGGPLADELLDAGLGVLRAAGATTAVTRVREDWWEHDFLRARGWQEADRMWLSTLDLRSLDFAAFAADEARARASGVRIVPLSDLGGWDAHQREHYELIHALLTDVPSARPVQVWPFDVWLERMPTLLPDTSGIMIALAPDGTWVGTSQLSQPIATRPGFVHNGLTGVRAGWRGHGLGLALKLAAARAALARGFTHSRTGNHVINRPMLAINERMGFAREAATVTLTREVGSGQ
- a CDS encoding M3 family metallopeptidase — protein: MTATQPEATGVSNPLLNVGFRIPFDQIRPEHAEAAVDTLLAQTQAKLEDLARSGERGFANFMADLDTLTEQLDTVNTIVHHLDSVNSSPEWHAAKMAILPRTSEFYTKLSLHPGLWAALKAFAETPEAAALDPVRTRHLKLTIDEFRREGADLQGEEQKRLLALNTRLAEVTSQFSKNVLDETAAFEMYVPEGRLAGVPQRVQDATRRDAEAKGKDGHRLTLHAPVLVPVLTYADDRELRRDLWLANSRVGQQEGRDNRPLIREILGLRREKAQLLGFRDFADYVLQDRMAGSGTRALAFERDLDARTRPAFERENDDLRAFHREQVGADAPELEAWDVSYWAEKQRQVKYDFDEEALRPYFPMDGVLAGLFEITRHVFGISVTESEAPGWHPEVRYYTIHDEAGTHVASFYTDWFPRDSKRAGAWMNAFITGGPREGGVAPHLGLMCGNMTPPDGDTPALLSIREVETVFHEFGHLLHHALSRVEVRSLSGTSVPWDFVELPSQIMENWVMERGALDLFARHYQTGETIPQDLFDRMVAARNYRAANAAMRQYSFGLTDLSLHVEFDPEGDADHVTYARDLMATFNPTPLPEHYAMIAAFNHLFSSPVGYGAGYYSYKWAEVLDADAFSRFAQEGIFNRDTGRAFVDSVLSRGNSADPAELYREFMGRDPDADALLRRSGLL
- a CDS encoding CAP domain-containing protein — its product is MQTAQRTLGALAALVALGLPATAQSTAEQQLIKRLNQVRAQGVTCPGSGTRPVAGGLTFTPALSAAARMQAGYMSASGRITHTGANGSTPRVRAASTGVNAVSVTEIVFMGGSQNPEQAIRWWLQSPVHCFWMNERRYTHVGAAVVQGSRGTAYVMVLSSQPR
- a CDS encoding 3-hydroxybutyrate dehydrogenase, whose protein sequence is MTQDTQKQGRAALVTGGTSGIGLAIAQRLAQDGLRVAVLDLDRPQAREVARAHGLAFIGADLSRREDCRRAVDEAVAALGGLDVLVNNAGFQHIDPIAEFPEDTWDAMLHVMLTAPFLLSKYAWPHLTRSGQGRIVNVASIHGHVASPFKSAYISAKHGLVGLTRTAALEAGEQGLTVNAICPGYVRTPLVEGQIADQARTRGLTVQEVEQKVMLEPAAIKRLLNPEDIAALASYVVSPAAWGMTGAVLDLDLGWTAR
- a CDS encoding BTAD domain-containing putative transcriptional regulator codes for the protein MTLHWRDLTSARRTRLPAVRGAVARPRLLDALDARVLLVTAPAGYGKTTALAEAAAARPGPVAWLTLDSDDADPLVLAASLSLAVQGLPGGARPGEALGAGASPRRVAGLVADVLDGCAALLVLDEAQGLSGTPGADLLGELLAPGEGRVALLSRTALDLPELARLEVSGDAARLSAAELAFTPAEIAALFASQGLTLSGAEVRAAHAATEGWPIAVRFLTQAAAQGRVTPADLADLEGGDAPLGTLFTYLAQEVLGPLDPSLRGLLTRSSVFEELIPALLEDALDEPRARTLLDALAGSGTFLTRAGEDTYRAHPLLRAHLRGLLPPEEARAVAARGAAFFERTGRLRRALAAHLLAGNAARAATLLAGRGGVWLAQGRVTLVDRSLSRLPRAVWTPALHALAGDALRLASRYDEARAEYALAGPLDRALGEVRLALDTVQPAHAWGPLDEAAALIGGDRQGEVRRLRAENLLNAGQLAEAVALEPELRGGARYALRSGDLDAALSRALALADGETGGARAAQNHREGLLLASFLHAARGEVHAAGACARRGLAEGERLESPFVQALALARLGHAQQAAGDFAAARESYEAALRQAQHVAGRLQVEPLMGLAALAGRAGDGARAQALTAEARGQTGGDRYMEGLLVLTAALGLAQGPLAPQAPDGLRQATALFSACGDAFGQAAAALALFTLDAGGAGAAAQAVTAYPFLLGRPSLFAPVASRAGRAALLARLGEAHPDARGALATAARELGYAAVPDPADTPGFEVQVQVLGRVAVLREDGRVREWGRAKARDLLALLAVHPAGLPREAAQEALFPDADPGVGERNFRVTLHALGQVLEEARARSGVFLERGDWLRLRPGADLHVDLAAAWAHLGQAAGTPGRLEALLALPPTLADVDLEDVAREAERYAAALPEALAAEAEVALAVARPDRAARAAGRALSLDPAHEPAARALMRAQHALGRGAAAGRVYAALSAALADLGLRPLPETQALWQALSGARA
- a CDS encoding ABC transporter ATP-binding protein; its protein translation is MTDTLNRTAPASNDVGQELRIEGLAAGYGKVQVLWDVSLHAAPGEFVAVIGANGAGKTTTLRAVSGVVKPTAGRITLGGVDITRAEPSRVVALGLGHVPEGRELFPHMTVRENLELGAAMSAAARARAAETLGEVYALFPRLQERAGQLAGTLSGGEQQMVAVGRALMARPSVLVVDEPSLGLSPLMTQTVFEALKAVNARGVTVVLVEQNVNLSLKLAHRAYVLENGQVVGEGTGAALLADPAVREAYLAL